The Corynebacterium jeddahense genome has a window encoding:
- a CDS encoding alanine/glycine:cation symporter family protein, producing MDSALSFVEDTLNGFIWNVVPVFLIFAGVYFGFRTLFVQIRMFPDMLKAVAETPKGKDKEGRDLDEEYGGLSAFKAFTISAASRVGTGNIAGVALAISIGGPGAVFWMWMLALLGGATSFIESTLAQLWKTKDAEGNYHGGPAYYMTRGLGWKPLAVIFSAFLAITYGFVYNAIQTNSIAESVSGSLDNDSTTVKAVVAAVIALLTAAVIFGGVTRIASWTQVIVPFMAGAYILLGIAVLIINWREIPGMFELIVGHALGLKQVAGAGVGAAFTQGMRRGLFSNEAGMGSAPNAAAAATVSHPVKQGLVQTLGVYFDTLLVCSITAFVVLLGPAVNYGSDDIQGAALTQSALADSVGNWGQHAITFILFFLAFSSVIGNYYLAQANVQYLTDSKAVMTGFRVVVIGFVIFGAFGSVPLVWALGDTMAGLLAIFNIIAIVPLGGVALKLLKNYNEQRKHGIDPVFNRDMLPEIKNVEYWDGSDPVTRRSAEDRVTALREGLDRA from the coding sequence ATGGATTCCGCTCTCTCTTTCGTTGAGGACACGCTCAACGGTTTCATCTGGAACGTCGTCCCGGTGTTCCTCATCTTTGCCGGTGTGTACTTCGGCTTCCGCACCCTGTTCGTGCAGATCCGGATGTTCCCGGACATGCTTAAGGCCGTGGCCGAGACGCCGAAGGGCAAGGACAAGGAAGGCCGCGACCTCGACGAGGAGTACGGCGGGCTCTCCGCGTTCAAGGCGTTCACCATCTCGGCGGCGTCGCGCGTGGGCACCGGCAACATCGCCGGCGTGGCGCTCGCCATCTCGATCGGCGGCCCGGGCGCGGTGTTCTGGATGTGGATGCTCGCGCTGCTCGGCGGCGCGACGTCCTTCATCGAGTCGACGCTCGCCCAGCTGTGGAAGACGAAGGACGCCGAGGGCAACTACCACGGCGGCCCGGCGTACTACATGACGCGCGGCCTGGGGTGGAAGCCGCTCGCCGTGATCTTCTCCGCGTTCCTGGCCATCACGTACGGCTTCGTCTACAACGCCATCCAGACCAACTCCATCGCCGAATCCGTGAGCGGCTCGCTGGACAACGACTCGACGACGGTGAAGGCGGTTGTCGCCGCCGTGATCGCGCTGCTCACCGCCGCGGTGATCTTCGGCGGCGTGACCCGCATCGCGTCGTGGACGCAGGTGATCGTGCCGTTCATGGCCGGCGCGTACATCCTCCTCGGCATCGCGGTGCTCATTATCAACTGGCGCGAGATCCCGGGCATGTTCGAGCTCATCGTCGGCCACGCGCTCGGGCTCAAGCAGGTCGCCGGTGCGGGCGTGGGCGCCGCGTTCACCCAAGGCATGCGCCGCGGCCTGTTCTCCAACGAGGCCGGCATGGGTTCCGCGCCGAACGCGGCGGCGGCGGCGACGGTGTCCCACCCGGTGAAGCAGGGCCTCGTGCAGACGCTCGGCGTCTACTTCGACACCCTGCTCGTGTGCTCCATCACCGCGTTCGTGGTGCTGCTCGGCCCCGCGGTGAACTACGGAAGCGACGACATCCAGGGCGCGGCGCTGACGCAGTCCGCGCTGGCCGATTCAGTCGGCAACTGGGGCCAGCACGCGATCACGTTCATCCTGTTCTTCCTCGCGTTCTCCTCCGTCATCGGTAACTACTACCTCGCGCAGGCGAACGTGCAGTACCTCACCGACTCGAAGGCGGTGATGACGGGCTTCCGCGTTGTCGTCATCGGCTTCGTCATCTTCGGCGCGTTCGGTTCCGTGCCGCTCGTGTGGGCGCTCGGCGACACGATGGCGGGCCTGCTGGCCATCTTCAACATCATCGCCATCGTCCCGCTCGGCGGCGTGGCGCTCAAGCTGCTCAAGAACTACAACGAGCAGCGCAAGCACGGCATCGACCCGGTGTTCAACCGTGACATGCTCCCCGAGATCAAGAACGTGGAGTACTGGGACGGCTCCGACCCGGTCACCCGCCGCAGCGCCGAGGACCGCGTCACGGCGCTGCGCGAGGGCCTCGACCGCGCGTAG